Below is a genomic region from Pseudomonas berkeleyensis.
TCCGAAAACGATGAAATTCATCCATCAACGCGAACACCTGGAAGAGGGCGATCTGGTGGTCATCCAGTGTTCGCAACCCTGCAATATTCGCCTGATGAACGACGCCAATTTCCGCGCGTTCCGAAATCGCGGTCGGCACAGTTACCACGGCGGTGCCTTCATCAAGTTTCCGGCGAAGATCCGCGTGCCCTCTGGTGGCTTCTGGAACATCACGCTGGATACCGTGAGCCGTCGTGCCGTCAGCGTGACGCGCAAGCCGCAGATGGAATACAGCATCAAGATCGTGCGCCGCCCCGGAGCCTGATCGTAGACGTCGAAGAAAAAAGCTAA
It encodes:
- a CDS encoding DUF1883 domain-containing protein gives rise to the protein MKFIHQREHLEEGDLVVIQCSQPCNIRLMNDANFRAFRNRGRHSYHGGAFIKFPAKIRVPSGGFWNITLDTVSRRAVSVTRKPQMEYSIKIVRRPGA